A window of the Schlesneria paludicola DSM 18645 genome harbors these coding sequences:
- a CDS encoding ammonium transporter: MKMLTVSSGWRCVPAGLAALLMLFSMALQPPAWGQDAPAAAATTEAPATAAETPAAETPPPPAPLTTAEIKVMLDTVWVLITGMLVFFMNLGFAAIESGMCRAKNCVNILSKNFIVFAVSTIAFWAIGWGLMFGNDKPEEGKSDGGWYGKAGLLFVQGADNSPATGDGYKGDYASIGWTGVPLNAKFFFQLVFAGTAATIVSGAVAERIKYHTFIVFSFLMGTLIYPIVGHWIWGGGYLASKGFFDFAGSTQVHSLGGWAALAGVIVLGPRIGKYSAEGKVQAIPGHNMSLATIGCLILWFGWFGFNPGSTMGVDPGLMSHVAVTTNTAAAFATITATATAWCLLGKPDIGMTLNGCLAGLVAITAPCAFVSIWSSVIIGSIAGVVVVIAVMSFDRIGIDDPVGATSVHLVNGVFGTLCIGLFTETSLIPAGTTLKAGLFTGGGTDQLIVQAIGVGMCFAYVFPVSLVIWFILKATMGLRVTRQEEIEGLDIGEHGNEAYPGFVMQAPSGH, encoded by the coding sequence ATGAAGATGTTGACTGTTTCGAGCGGTTGGCGGTGTGTACCCGCCGGCCTCGCCGCGTTGCTAATGCTCTTTTCCATGGCATTGCAGCCACCGGCTTGGGGCCAGGATGCACCGGCTGCAGCAGCAACCACTGAGGCACCTGCGACCGCAGCCGAAACACCCGCCGCTGAAACCCCACCACCACCTGCGCCGCTGACCACAGCCGAAATCAAGGTCATGCTGGACACCGTGTGGGTACTCATCACCGGGATGCTCGTGTTCTTCATGAATCTCGGATTCGCAGCGATCGAATCCGGGATGTGTCGCGCCAAGAACTGCGTGAATATTCTGTCGAAGAACTTCATCGTGTTCGCCGTTTCCACAATTGCATTCTGGGCAATCGGCTGGGGCCTGATGTTCGGAAACGATAAGCCTGAAGAAGGCAAAAGCGATGGCGGCTGGTACGGAAAAGCGGGTCTGCTATTCGTCCAAGGGGCTGACAACAGCCCTGCGACGGGCGACGGGTACAAAGGAGACTACGCGTCGATCGGCTGGACCGGTGTTCCGCTCAATGCCAAATTTTTCTTCCAGCTTGTGTTCGCTGGCACCGCTGCCACGATCGTCTCGGGTGCCGTGGCCGAGCGGATCAAGTACCACACGTTCATTGTCTTCAGCTTCCTGATGGGCACCTTGATTTATCCAATCGTGGGACACTGGATCTGGGGCGGTGGCTATTTGGCTTCCAAGGGTTTCTTCGACTTCGCTGGGTCGACTCAAGTGCATTCACTCGGTGGTTGGGCCGCTTTGGCTGGTGTCATCGTTCTGGGACCGCGTATTGGAAAATATTCAGCCGAGGGAAAAGTTCAGGCGATACCGGGTCATAACATGTCGCTTGCCACAATCGGATGCTTGATCCTTTGGTTCGGCTGGTTCGGATTCAACCCAGGTAGCACGATGGGTGTCGATCCCGGCCTGATGTCCCATGTGGCCGTCACCACGAACACTGCCGCCGCGTTTGCAACCATTACCGCCACGGCAACCGCGTGGTGCCTGCTCGGTAAGCCCGATATCGGAATGACATTGAACGGCTGTCTTGCCGGACTTGTCGCAATCACCGCCCCCTGTGCGTTCGTCTCGATTTGGAGTTCGGTCATTATTGGCAGTATCGCCGGAGTGGTTGTCGTGATCGCGGTCATGTCGTTTGACCGAATCGGGATCGATGATCCTGTCGGGGCGACGTCCGTCCATCTTGTGAACGGAGTCTTCGGAACACTTTGTATCGGGCTCTTCACGGAAACGTCGCTGATTCCAGCCGGAACAACGTTGAAGGCCGGTCTGTTTACAGGTGGCGGCACGGATCAACTCATCGTCCAGGCCATCGGGGTTGGAATGTGTTTCGCCTATGTCTTCCCCGTCTCGCTGGTCATCTGGTTTATTCTGAAGGCCACGATGGGGCTGCGAGTGACGCGTCAAGAAGAAATCGAAGGCTTGGACATCGGTGAACACGGCAACGAAGCCTATCCAGGTTTCGTCATGCAAGCACCATCCGGTCACTGA
- a CDS encoding FliG C-terminal domain-containing protein has translation MDVLPRITAQFFELFRSMSPMRRVASIAISLAVVVGFGALLLSNSRASYQPVSFGRAFVGDELPAAEQALKAAGFVDIRRDGSRLLIPARDLERGNAALLAVNALPADFGSQMLKHFETLGPFSTDRQRQQMKEALLIQELRSTIKQIPGIDDARVAIAYSDRRHGWNQKPRTTANVTLKSASGYEITASLVDSLRHVVANMVPDLKPVDVTVFDVARGHAYHGDRMGEPSTNGSLPANETLIAQYEQQLLKALSYIPNVSVAVQFDKDTESRVATTTNFQSDERAEFDSVANRPAVIMQPDSHSAAFRGTSTALPSSGAPLPSSDALRTTGLRVSVSIPRDYLRAVAASRSSKSRSAAADSESYMMEDEVAATVERVVRRLIPSTSSHDAISVTFVDRISADRNSDGPQLNWNQTIEHARRWQKEISYVGVVCLAFTLIWLFRRPAKQAEGTSDMTFPTEFEEPGPSIAIAEEVEIPRPTVPVVDRVALLRDDVRALIGSDTIAAATVVGQTLSEVGSVASYSETDGDRQAAILLLSLDQSLASELLGKLTREKVEQITFAIAKADNITRDEQERVLSSFQTSFLSRPLVQPAGPETARILLERTLERDDVEPALVKVEAQVAAGPFAFLHHRHADEIRQLIQDEHPQTIALVTSQLSPPLAAQVLSGFSAEAQADLLGRVSRLAATDLDVLADIAALLHDRLGRIPVHTGGVARAAKMLSAADSSSAASLMRTIETRDSTVADALKDELFSFSDLALIDDATLRLVMQRTGQFRWAVALKGVSTGLRQRIFSCVASPLAMALKREINAMGPLPLSEITVVQRQIAAAIRGLAIEEEIPLSGLASRRGGRASNATVTSRDTVRPAQRTA, from the coding sequence ATGGACGTTCTGCCGCGCATCACCGCACAATTCTTCGAGCTATTTCGGTCGATGTCACCCATGCGTCGCGTGGCATCGATAGCGATCTCGCTCGCGGTTGTCGTTGGCTTTGGTGCCTTGCTGCTTTCGAATAGTCGGGCCAGCTATCAGCCTGTGTCGTTCGGAAGGGCGTTTGTTGGCGATGAACTCCCGGCGGCGGAACAGGCGCTCAAAGCGGCGGGATTTGTCGATATTCGACGTGATGGTTCACGATTGCTCATTCCAGCCAGGGATCTCGAACGCGGCAATGCCGCACTGCTGGCCGTCAACGCACTACCCGCCGATTTTGGCTCGCAAATGTTAAAGCATTTCGAGACCTTGGGGCCGTTCAGTACGGATCGCCAGCGACAGCAAATGAAAGAGGCTTTGCTGATTCAGGAACTGCGCAGCACCATCAAGCAGATTCCCGGGATCGACGACGCCCGGGTGGCGATTGCGTATTCCGATCGGCGGCATGGATGGAATCAGAAACCACGTACGACCGCGAATGTCACTTTGAAATCGGCTTCAGGCTACGAGATCACGGCGTCGCTGGTGGATTCATTGCGGCACGTCGTGGCGAACATGGTTCCCGATCTGAAGCCTGTCGACGTCACGGTTTTTGATGTCGCTCGGGGACACGCCTACCATGGCGATCGGATGGGCGAACCGTCGACGAATGGATCACTCCCGGCGAACGAAACGCTGATTGCTCAATATGAGCAGCAGCTTCTGAAGGCGCTTTCCTACATTCCCAACGTCAGTGTCGCGGTGCAGTTCGACAAGGACACCGAATCGCGTGTTGCGACGACGACAAATTTTCAATCTGACGAACGGGCTGAATTTGATTCCGTCGCGAATCGTCCTGCTGTGATCATGCAACCGGATTCACATTCGGCCGCATTTCGAGGTACGTCTACCGCACTTCCGAGTTCCGGTGCGCCGTTGCCTTCGTCGGATGCGTTGCGAACGACTGGGCTGCGAGTCAGCGTCTCAATTCCCCGCGACTACCTTCGCGCGGTGGCTGCCAGTCGATCCTCAAAATCGCGAAGTGCAGCAGCGGATTCTGAGTCCTACATGATGGAAGACGAAGTCGCGGCCACGGTCGAGCGCGTTGTGCGGCGTCTGATTCCTTCGACCTCCTCTCACGACGCAATTTCGGTCACGTTTGTTGATCGGATATCTGCCGATCGGAATAGCGACGGGCCGCAGCTCAATTGGAATCAGACGATTGAGCATGCTCGGCGATGGCAGAAGGAGATCAGCTACGTCGGCGTGGTATGCTTGGCGTTCACACTGATTTGGCTGTTTCGTCGTCCGGCGAAACAGGCTGAGGGCACTTCGGACATGACGTTCCCCACCGAATTCGAGGAACCTGGCCCCTCGATCGCGATTGCCGAGGAGGTCGAAATTCCGCGTCCCACCGTTCCTGTTGTCGATCGGGTGGCCTTATTGCGGGACGATGTGCGGGCTTTGATCGGCTCTGACACCATCGCTGCGGCAACCGTCGTTGGACAGACATTGTCAGAAGTTGGTTCCGTGGCGAGCTACAGTGAAACTGACGGAGATCGACAGGCTGCAATTCTGTTATTAAGTCTTGATCAGTCGCTCGCGTCCGAGTTGCTTGGAAAGCTTACGCGTGAGAAGGTCGAGCAGATTACTTTTGCGATTGCAAAGGCTGATAATATTACACGCGATGAACAGGAACGAGTCCTCAGTTCGTTTCAAACGTCGTTCCTGTCTCGGCCGCTGGTGCAGCCTGCTGGGCCCGAAACCGCTCGAATCCTGCTGGAACGGACACTCGAACGCGACGATGTCGAACCCGCGTTGGTGAAGGTGGAAGCACAGGTTGCAGCGGGGCCGTTCGCGTTTCTGCACCATCGGCACGCGGATGAGATCCGTCAGTTGATTCAGGACGAGCATCCGCAGACCATCGCACTTGTCACATCACAGCTATCACCTCCTTTGGCTGCCCAAGTGTTGTCTGGATTTTCGGCCGAAGCACAGGCCGATCTTCTGGGGAGAGTGTCCCGACTTGCGGCGACCGATCTCGATGTCTTGGCGGACATCGCCGCGCTGCTACATGATCGACTTGGTCGCATTCCGGTGCACACCGGTGGCGTCGCCCGTGCGGCGAAAATGCTGAGCGCCGCCGATTCGTCGAGTGCCGCGTCACTCATGAGGACGATCGAAACGCGTGATTCAACGGTGGCGGATGCTCTGAAGGACGAGTTGTTTTCGTTTAGCGATCTGGCTCTGATCGATGACGCAACCTTGCGTTTGGTGATGCAGCGGACGGGCCAGTTTCGCTGGGCTGTGGCGTTGAAGGGTGTGTCGACGGGATTACGGCAGAGGATCTTCAGTTGTGTTGCTTCACCGTTGGCGATGGCATTGAAACGCGAAATCAATGCCATGGGGCCATTGCCGTTGAGCGAAATTACGGTCGTTCAGCGTCAGATTGCCGCGGCGATTCGGGGCCTTGCGATCGAAGAAGAGATTCCGCTGTCAGGTTTGGCATCACGACGTGGAGGGCGGGCCTCGAACGCGACCGTTACCAGTCGTGACACGGTTCGTCCTGCGCAAAGGACAGCCTGA
- a CDS encoding FliH/SctL family protein yields MSARIIKASEVRQVREPGSYNLVDFRLAAEQLTEVASREASAIVEAAHREAHEIRERAAGEARTSGLDEGMREATEAIHRQASEIAETQITEQLSTALPALQNAAALLREERDRWIQRWEQTAVRISVAIAEKLLQRQLESRPGDAKEMIAAALRLAVGQPQLTIHLNSADLGILGDRAVQVVQSLTACGETTIVSDAGMTRGGCRIETRHGEIDATIETMLGRIADELMN; encoded by the coding sequence ATGTCCGCTCGGATCATTAAAGCGTCGGAAGTCCGTCAGGTACGCGAACCAGGCTCCTATAATCTCGTCGACTTCCGACTGGCGGCAGAGCAATTGACGGAGGTTGCCTCACGCGAGGCATCGGCGATTGTTGAGGCGGCGCATCGCGAGGCGCACGAGATTCGGGAACGCGCTGCGGGTGAAGCACGAACGTCGGGACTTGACGAAGGAATGCGAGAGGCGACTGAGGCAATTCACCGACAAGCGAGTGAAATTGCCGAGACGCAAATCACCGAGCAATTGTCGACGGCGCTCCCCGCGCTCCAGAACGCGGCGGCACTTCTTCGTGAAGAGCGAGATCGCTGGATTCAGCGCTGGGAGCAAACGGCGGTGCGAATCAGCGTCGCCATTGCTGAGAAATTGCTGCAGCGGCAACTTGAGTCACGGCCGGGCGATGCGAAGGAGATGATTGCTGCCGCGCTGCGACTTGCTGTCGGCCAGCCGCAGTTGACGATTCATCTGAATTCGGCGGACCTGGGGATCCTTGGTGACCGCGCGGTGCAGGTGGTCCAATCGCTGACGGCGTGTGGTGAAACAACGATCGTGTCGGACGCGGGCATGACGCGGGGGGGATGTCGAATCGAAACGCGGCATGGCGAAATCGATGCGACAATCGAAACGATGTTGGGTCGCATCGCGGATGAATTGATGAACTAG
- a CDS encoding TerC family protein yields MTGILWGGFVLLVLLILAFDLGILSRESKTLSAKTALFRTGVYFTLALLFTGFVYFAYEYHWFNLGVYENVEGEHADDASLPDSGLEAAIQFFSGYILEQSLSVDNIFVIALILGFFKVPSAYQHRVLLWGILGALIMRGVMIAAGVALIKYFEFMTYIFGLFLIYTAIKMLTAGEDDEIDFEKSFLVRMVRRLFRFHPEFVEDHFFTRIDGKLAITPLLLALVVVETTDLVFAVDSIPAVIGLTRDPFLVFTSNVFAILGLRSLYFALADLLGRFHLLKYSLVVILAFVGAKMLLEKLLIPHDAETKGIVNLISFAVIVLTLFGGVAASFAYPEKHEAETSEPPDAHLS; encoded by the coding sequence GTGACGGGGATTCTTTGGGGGGGATTCGTACTGCTGGTGCTTTTGATCCTCGCGTTTGATCTGGGAATCCTATCACGCGAATCGAAGACACTAAGCGCGAAAACAGCGTTGTTCCGTACCGGCGTTTACTTCACGCTGGCTCTGCTGTTCACGGGATTTGTCTATTTCGCGTATGAGTACCACTGGTTCAATCTGGGTGTGTATGAAAATGTCGAAGGCGAACACGCGGACGATGCGAGCCTGCCTGATTCCGGCCTGGAAGCAGCCATTCAGTTCTTCTCGGGATACATCCTCGAACAGTCGCTCAGCGTCGACAACATCTTCGTCATCGCACTGATTCTCGGATTCTTCAAAGTCCCGTCCGCTTATCAGCATCGTGTCTTGCTGTGGGGCATCCTCGGCGCGCTAATCATGCGCGGCGTCATGATCGCAGCCGGTGTGGCGCTCATCAAATACTTCGAGTTCATGACCTACATCTTCGGTCTGTTCTTGATCTACACGGCCATTAAGATGTTGACGGCCGGCGAAGACGACGAAATCGATTTCGAGAAGAGTTTTCTCGTCAGAATGGTCCGGCGGCTCTTCCGCTTTCACCCCGAATTCGTCGAAGACCATTTCTTCACACGAATCGACGGCAAGCTCGCGATCACACCACTGCTTCTGGCACTCGTCGTCGTCGAAACCACCGACCTGGTGTTCGCCGTGGATTCGATCCCGGCCGTCATTGGCTTGACGCGCGATCCGTTCCTGGTGTTTACATCAAACGTGTTTGCAATCCTGGGCCTTCGAAGCCTTTATTTCGCGCTCGCCGATCTGCTCGGTCGATTCCACCTGCTCAAGTATTCGCTGGTTGTGATCCTGGCATTCGTGGGTGCGAAGATGCTGCTTGAGAAGCTTCTCATCCCACATGATGCAGAAACCAAGGGGATCGTGAATCTCATTTCATTCGCGGTCATTGTTCTCACGCTATTCGGTGGTGTCGCGGCGTCGTTCGCATACCCCGAGAAGCATGAAGCCGAGACGTCAGAGCCCCCCGACGCACATCTCAGTTAG
- a CDS encoding purple acid phosphatase family protein, translating to MFQFRNFLFAGILLLASAVTAGESFRVLPYVQNPAPDAMTVIWFSEADEAGKLTVELPEGAKAFTSKPVLTKSLAYNPFKPEPGEPHPSIPWMHRIRVTGLTSGATYAYHVQQGAKEYSASFRTSPSSDRSVRFMVYSDSETEPESSTTPPVEWPSAAGSNRPAEITKYLVDQTIGYQENCRLMASRNPDFLLVTGDLVETGGEQRDWDEFWRHNAGELGQIASGVPILPAIGNHENFAGPGGGYSAEGANFATDKYLTYFEVPSNHAKNPKHHGRYYRVDYGPITIITVDSSDGLPHKSASDTNHNLDGSNAPDFNPGSEQYQWLESQLADARTKSRFTFVQFHHTMYGSGPHSIPFGNAGFSGQSGIAMRALAPLFFQYGVDIVFSGHDEMLERSHVTGMQTLADGTKASHQIHFYDVGIGGDGLRGPSKGFDNPFRKFLAHDNSLEVWVGKQLISGGKHYGHLEVNVAKNSEGVWETEVTPVQLFPRTDEAGEVIGWERRAYDDLVKISSTRGSK from the coding sequence ATGTTCCAATTCCGAAATTTCCTGTTTGCCGGGATTCTGCTGCTGGCGTCCGCCGTCACAGCGGGTGAATCGTTTCGAGTGCTTCCCTACGTACAGAATCCAGCACCCGACGCAATGACGGTGATCTGGTTCTCAGAGGCCGACGAAGCAGGAAAGCTGACCGTTGAATTGCCTGAAGGGGCGAAGGCGTTTACTTCGAAACCGGTACTCACGAAGTCGCTGGCCTACAATCCCTTTAAACCGGAACCCGGCGAGCCGCATCCCTCGATTCCCTGGATGCACCGAATCCGCGTCACGGGTCTGACGTCTGGTGCGACCTATGCGTACCATGTGCAACAGGGGGCGAAGGAGTACTCTGCTTCGTTCCGGACATCTCCTTCGTCCGATCGGTCCGTGCGATTCATGGTTTACTCGGACTCAGAGACGGAACCCGAATCCAGTACGACGCCACCTGTTGAGTGGCCTTCGGCCGCTGGCAGCAACCGACCTGCAGAGATTACGAAGTACCTTGTGGACCAAACGATCGGGTATCAGGAAAACTGCCGATTGATGGCGTCTCGCAATCCTGATTTTTTGCTGGTGACGGGGGATCTTGTCGAAACGGGCGGTGAGCAACGGGACTGGGATGAATTCTGGCGACATAACGCCGGGGAGCTTGGTCAGATTGCCTCTGGAGTGCCAATTCTGCCTGCGATCGGGAATCATGAGAACTTTGCGGGGCCAGGCGGTGGCTATTCGGCCGAGGGGGCGAATTTCGCCACGGACAAGTATCTAACCTATTTCGAAGTTCCCTCAAATCACGCCAAGAATCCGAAGCATCACGGGCGTTACTACCGCGTTGACTATGGCCCGATCACGATTATCACCGTCGATTCGAGTGACGGTCTGCCACACAAGTCGGCGTCGGATACAAATCACAATCTGGATGGCAGCAATGCACCTGACTTCAACCCTGGTTCAGAGCAGTATCAATGGTTGGAATCGCAACTGGCCGATGCACGCACCAAGAGTCGATTTACGTTCGTGCAGTTTCATCACACGATGTACGGTTCAGGTCCCCACAGTATTCCCTTTGGAAATGCAGGGTTCTCGGGGCAGTCAGGAATTGCCATGCGTGCGCTGGCGCCGCTGTTTTTCCAGTATGGCGTCGACATCGTTTTTTCTGGCCATGACGAGATGCTCGAGCGATCTCACGTCACGGGTATGCAAACGCTGGCGGATGGCACCAAGGCGTCGCATCAGATTCATTTCTACGACGTGGGGATTGGTGGAGACGGCTTGCGCGGACCTTCAAAGGGTTTCGACAATCCGTTCCGCAAGTTTCTCGCACATGACAACTCGCTGGAAGTCTGGGTTGGAAAGCAGTTGATCTCGGGTGGAAAGCACTATGGCCATCTCGAGGTCAACGTCGCCAAGAATTCCGAAGGTGTCTGGGAAACGGAAGTGACCCCAGTTCAGCTCTTCCCTCGTACCGACGAGGCAGGAGAGGTCATTGGCTGGGAGCGCCGGGCGTATGATGACCTCGTGAAAATCAGTTCGACTCGCGGTTCAAAATGA
- a CDS encoding FliI/YscN family ATPase produces MLDLEDHLQRIAAAKLTGRVTKIVGMTIAVAGFPAPLGAIARLEADHGGSLEAEVVGFSGEETLLFPYDEMSGVRRGTRVVLGHSVQRVKVGQGLLGRIINARGEFIDLRPSPILPDRVCLHQKPIPPMSRPRIDEPLSTGVRAIDGLLTMGKGQRLGIFSGSGVGKSTLLGQIARATAASVNVVILIGERGREVREFIERDLGPHGLSRSVVVVATSDDPAILRLRAAYLGTAIAEYFRDSASDVLLMMDSVTRFAQAQREIGLAAGEHPATRGNPPSVFALLPKLLERCGRTEHGSISGFYTVLVEGDDTNEPISDTVRGILDGHIILSRSLAQQGHFPAVDVLGSVSRLMPDTTTPSHRQAASSLRQLMAARQQADDLISIGAYQAGANSVVDAALRLQAMIESYLQQPTHDASTLADSIHRLEQLRDARSEI; encoded by the coding sequence ATGCTGGATTTGGAAGATCATCTTCAGCGGATTGCCGCTGCGAAATTGACCGGGCGTGTCACGAAGATTGTCGGGATGACGATCGCCGTGGCGGGTTTCCCCGCGCCGCTGGGCGCCATCGCCAGGCTCGAAGCGGATCATGGTGGCTCGCTGGAAGCGGAGGTCGTCGGCTTCTCGGGTGAAGAAACGCTCTTGTTTCCTTATGACGAAATGAGCGGAGTTCGGCGCGGAACGCGCGTCGTTCTGGGGCATTCCGTCCAGCGGGTGAAAGTTGGCCAAGGTCTATTGGGGCGGATCATTAATGCACGCGGGGAGTTCATTGATCTGCGTCCGAGTCCAATCTTGCCAGATCGAGTTTGTCTGCATCAGAAGCCGATTCCACCCATGAGCCGCCCTCGGATCGATGAGCCACTTTCGACGGGAGTGCGCGCGATCGACGGCTTGCTCACGATGGGGAAGGGACAGCGGCTCGGGATTTTTTCGGGCAGCGGGGTCGGAAAGAGCACCCTGCTGGGGCAGATCGCGCGAGCGACGGCCGCCTCCGTCAACGTCGTGATTCTCATCGGTGAACGTGGTCGCGAAGTGCGAGAATTCATTGAGCGGGATTTGGGACCGCACGGGTTGTCACGCAGTGTCGTCGTGGTCGCAACGAGTGACGATCCCGCGATTCTGCGGTTGCGAGCGGCGTACTTGGGAACAGCGATCGCCGAGTACTTTCGTGATTCGGCGAGTGACGTCTTGCTGATGATGGACAGTGTGACGCGGTTCGCACAGGCACAGCGTGAGATCGGACTCGCTGCGGGCGAGCATCCTGCAACTCGTGGAAATCCGCCGAGTGTCTTTGCACTGCTTCCCAAGTTACTCGAACGTTGCGGCCGCACGGAACATGGAAGTATTTCCGGATTTTATACGGTGCTGGTGGAAGGAGATGACACCAACGAACCGATTTCCGACACCGTTCGCGGAATCCTGGATGGGCATATCATCTTGTCGCGGTCTCTTGCGCAGCAGGGGCATTTTCCGGCGGTGGATGTCCTGGGAAGCGTGTCTCGATTGATGCCCGATACGACGACGCCGTCGCATCGTCAGGCGGCCAGTTCGTTACGGCAGTTGATGGCGGCGCGTCAGCAAGCGGACGATCTGATCTCGATCGGGGCCTATCAGGCAGGCGCCAATTCCGTCGTCGATGCGGCGCTGCGATTGCAGGCGATGATCGAATCGTATCTGCAGCAGCCGACCCATGATGCCAGCACTTTGGCGGATTCCATTCATCGACTCGAGCAATTGAGGGATGCCAGGAGTGAGATTTGA
- a CDS encoding outer membrane protein assembly factor BamB family protein, which yields MNALYRALAIAVISTVCCQVSSANEWRQFRGPDGQGHAAGATNLPTEWSETDNILWKAEIPGRGWSSPVFADSTIWLTTAIEKPLSPEQEAELREKKLAGNPVAKQMNLFESVALHAIGINPRTGAVEHNIPLFVLTELEPIHSLNSFASPSPVLDGTRLYCHFGELGTACVDTETNSIKWKAQLPSNHSVGPGSSPIVHQDLFIVPCDGTEQQYVIGLDKMSGEQVWKTKRPPLTGTTGDVHKSFSTPLVVNVDNRDQVIIPGAQWVVAYDPRDGYEIWRVRHGEGFSNVPRPVVGNGMAYICTGFMQPQIWAIGLDGRGDVSQTHVKFKIPKQVPNTPSPILIENQLYFISDQGVATSIDANTGEVIWTKRVSGNFSSSPLFADGKLYFCSHEGKTTIIRPGREYDEVAVNTLNGQLMASPAVLDESLLLRSQSHLYRVGIAARP from the coding sequence ATGAACGCCCTGTATCGTGCTCTGGCTATCGCTGTGATCTCAACCGTTTGTTGTCAGGTGTCTTCTGCAAACGAATGGCGGCAGTTCCGCGGTCCCGATGGACAAGGTCACGCCGCAGGGGCAACCAACCTGCCAACCGAGTGGAGCGAGACGGACAACATCCTGTGGAAGGCCGAGATCCCCGGTCGTGGCTGGTCGTCACCTGTCTTCGCCGATTCCACGATCTGGCTCACGACGGCGATCGAAAAGCCGCTTTCCCCAGAGCAAGAGGCGGAACTGCGGGAGAAAAAACTGGCGGGAAATCCCGTTGCCAAACAGATGAATTTGTTCGAGTCCGTCGCACTGCATGCCATCGGAATCAATCCCAGAACGGGGGCGGTCGAACACAACATTCCGCTGTTCGTTCTGACTGAGCTCGAACCGATTCATTCGCTCAACAGCTTCGCGTCTCCGTCACCCGTGCTCGATGGAACTCGGTTGTATTGCCACTTTGGCGAACTCGGTACCGCGTGCGTGGACACCGAAACGAATTCGATCAAATGGAAGGCACAACTGCCGTCCAACCATTCGGTTGGCCCCGGCAGTTCTCCAATTGTCCATCAGGATCTGTTCATCGTCCCGTGCGATGGAACCGAACAGCAGTACGTCATCGGACTCGACAAGATGAGCGGCGAGCAGGTCTGGAAGACCAAGCGTCCACCGCTCACCGGTACGACGGGTGATGTGCACAAGTCATTCAGCACACCGCTGGTCGTGAATGTCGACAACCGCGATCAGGTCATCATCCCCGGAGCGCAGTGGGTCGTCGCCTATGACCCGCGCGATGGATATGAGATTTGGCGCGTGCGCCACGGCGAAGGATTCTCGAATGTCCCACGCCCTGTGGTCGGCAACGGAATGGCCTATATCTGCACCGGCTTCATGCAGCCGCAGATCTGGGCCATCGGTCTCGACGGCCGGGGTGACGTCTCCCAAACGCACGTCAAATTCAAGATCCCGAAACAGGTCCCAAATACTCCATCGCCGATCCTTATCGAAAATCAGCTGTACTTCATCTCGGATCAGGGAGTTGCGACAAGCATCGACGCCAACACAGGCGAGGTCATCTGGACCAAGCGGGTCTCGGGCAACTTTTCGTCGTCGCCACTTTTCGCCGACGGTAAACTGTACTTCTGCAGTCATGAAGGCAAAACGACGATCATCCGGCCGGGACGCGAATACGACGAAGTCGCCGTCAACACCCTGAACGGACAACTCATGGCATCGCCAGCGGTCCTCGACGAGTCGTTGTTACTACGCAGTCAGTCCCACCTCTATCGAGTCGGAATCGCAGCCCGCCCGTGA
- a CDS encoding FHA domain-containing protein yields the protein MRAHLIPVKGRGRPIQITRDITVVGRQEDLCDVCLKKSSVSKMHCVIVRTDGLLFIRDLGSTNGTKVNGQRVVRGALLPGDELAFAGEKFRVEMGPGDPDPEPDRDMENQHTEMIELPVKAAEENFLEYQLEPLKSSNSDVKFLEEHE from the coding sequence ATGCGTGCACATCTGATACCAGTCAAAGGTCGCGGACGCCCGATTCAGATTACGCGCGATATCACCGTTGTCGGACGACAGGAAGACCTGTGCGACGTTTGCTTGAAGAAGAGCAGCGTTTCCAAAATGCACTGCGTGATCGTCCGCACGGATGGACTGCTTTTCATTCGAGACCTGGGCAGCACAAACGGCACGAAAGTGAATGGACAGCGCGTGGTGCGCGGTGCGCTATTGCCAGGTGATGAACTCGCCTTCGCCGGCGAGAAATTTCGCGTCGAGATGGGACCAGGCGACCCTGATCCCGAACCCGATCGCGACATGGAAAACCAGCACACGGAAATGATCGAATTGCCCGTGAAGGCCGCGGAAGAAAACTTCCTCGAGTATCAGCTTGAACCGCTCAAATCGAGTAACAGCGACGTGAAGTTCCTCGAAGAGCACGAATAA